The proteins below come from a single Eubacterium limosum genomic window:
- a CDS encoding formate--tetrahydrofolate ligase, with the protein MGFKSDIEIAQEAKPQDIREIAAKLGLTEDDLELYGKYKAKVDYNLLKRETGKKARLILTTAINPTPAGEGKTTTTIGVADALSKLGKNTLVALREPSLGPVFGVKGGAAGGGYAQVVPMEDINLHFTGDFHAIGAANNLLAAMLDNHIHQGNELNIDPKRITWRRCVDMNDRQLRNIIDGLGKKGDGAVRQDGFDITVASEIMAAFCLASDIVDLKDRMGRIIVGYTYDDEPVTAGQLKANGAMAALLKDALKPNLVQTLEGTPSFVHGGPFANIAHGCNSVIATKMAMHFASDYVVTEAGFGADLGAEKFLDIKCRMAGLKPDAVIIVATVRALKYNGGVPKDELNNENLEALEAGLPNLLKHVENITQVYKLPAVVAINRFPLDTEAELKLVEDKCRELGVNVALSEVWAKGGEGGIAVANEVIRLCEEGENSFQFSYEDDMSIKDKINAIATKIYGADGVDYTPEADAEIAKLTKLGFDKVPVCMAKTQYSLTDDQTKLGRPTGFRITVRQASISAGAGFIVCLTGEIMKMPGLPKEPAAERIDVDENGVISGLF; encoded by the coding sequence ATGGGTTTCAAATCAGACATCGAAATTGCACAGGAAGCTAAACCACAAGACATTCGTGAGATTGCTGCCAAGTTGGGTTTAACAGAGGATGACTTAGAATTATATGGTAAATATAAAGCTAAAGTCGATTATAATTTGTTAAAACGGGAAACCGGAAAAAAAGCAAGATTAATCTTAACAACTGCAATTAATCCGACTCCTGCCGGTGAAGGAAAAACGACAACAACCATTGGTGTTGCAGACGCGCTTTCTAAATTGGGCAAAAACACACTCGTTGCTTTAAGAGAACCTTCTTTAGGACCAGTTTTTGGTGTTAAAGGCGGCGCTGCTGGCGGCGGTTATGCTCAGGTTGTTCCGATGGAAGACATTAACCTGCATTTTACAGGCGATTTCCATGCGATTGGTGCAGCAAACAACCTTTTAGCTGCAATGCTTGATAATCACATTCATCAGGGAAATGAATTAAACATTGATCCTAAGAGAATTACCTGGAGACGTTGCGTCGACATGAATGACCGTCAGTTACGTAACATCATCGATGGTCTTGGTAAAAAAGGTGATGGTGCTGTCCGTCAGGATGGTTTTGACATTACTGTTGCTTCTGAAATTATGGCAGCCTTCTGTCTGGCAAGTGACATTGTTGATCTGAAAGATAGAATGGGCCGTATCATTGTCGGTTATACTTACGATGATGAACCGGTTACCGCTGGCCAGTTAAAAGCTAACGGTGCAATGGCTGCTTTATTAAAAGATGCTTTGAAACCAAATTTGGTACAGACACTGGAAGGAACGCCTTCTTTTGTACATGGTGGACCATTCGCAAACATTGCTCATGGATGTAACTCTGTAATCGCTACAAAGATGGCAATGCATTTTGCTTCGGATTATGTAGTCACAGAAGCAGGTTTTGGTGCAGACTTAGGCGCAGAAAAATTCCTGGACATCAAATGCCGTATGGCTGGTTTGAAACCAGACGCTGTTATTATCGTAGCAACTGTAAGAGCACTGAAATACAACGGCGGTGTTCCAAAAGACGAATTAAATAACGAAAACTTGGAAGCTTTGGAAGCTGGTCTTCCAAACTTATTGAAGCATGTTGAAAATATTACTCAGGTTTACAAATTACCTGCAGTTGTTGCGATCAACCGCTTCCCATTAGATACTGAAGCAGAATTAAAATTAGTAGAAGACAAATGTAGAGAGCTTGGCGTTAACGTTGCTCTGTCCGAAGTATGGGCAAAAGGCGGCGAAGGCGGCATCGCAGTTGCCAATGAAGTTATCCGCCTCTGCGAAGAAGGTGAAAATAGCTTCCAGTTCTCTTATGAAGATGACATGAGCATCAAAGATAAGATCAACGCCATTGCAACTAAGATCTACGGTGCTGATGGTGTGGATTATACGCCGGAAGCGGATGCTGAAATTGCAAAATTAACAAAATTGGGCTTTGATAAAGTTCCGGTATGTATGGCTAAGACACAGTACTCCTTAACCGATGACCAGACTAAACTGGGCCGTCCGACTGGCTTCAGAATCACCGTTCGTCAGGCAAGCATCTCCGCAGGTGCAGGGTTCATCGTATGCTTAACCGGTGAAATTATGAAAATGCCTGGTTTACCAAAAGAACCGGCAGCGGAACGTATTGATGTTGATGAAAACGGCGTAATCTCCGGCTTATTCTAG
- a CDS encoding cyclodeaminase/cyclohydrolase family protein — translation MGIADKKCTEFVEVLYSKSAVPGGGGAAALVGAIGTALAGMVGNLTTGKKKYAEYEEDIQRILGEAQALQDQLMAMIDQDAENFAPLAKAYSLPTETEEQKAYKAEVMEECTKVACGVPIEIVRVCYKSIKLHEELVHKGSALAISDVGVGVQCLRAAMISGWLNVLINIKTMKDRDYVASVENELKPMLEDGIAICDTVYAEVEKQLS, via the coding sequence ATGGGAATCGCAGACAAAAAATGTACAGAATTTGTCGAAGTACTTTACAGTAAAAGTGCTGTTCCTGGCGGTGGCGGTGCAGCGGCACTGGTAGGCGCCATTGGTACAGCATTGGCAGGAATGGTCGGCAATCTGACAACCGGTAAGAAAAAATACGCTGAATATGAAGAAGATATCCAGAGAATTCTTGGCGAAGCTCAGGCATTACAGGATCAGCTGATGGCGATGATTGATCAGGATGCCGAAAATTTCGCGCCTCTGGCCAAGGCTTACAGCCTTCCAACAGAAACGGAAGAGCAGAAGGCATATAAGGCAGAAGTAATGGAAGAATGTACAAAGGTAGCCTGCGGCGTACCCATTGAGATTGTTCGTGTATGCTATAAAAGCATCAAGCTTCACGAAGAACTTGTTCATAAGGGGTCCGCTTTGGCTATTTCTGACGTTGGCGTTGGGGTACAATGCCTGCGCGCAGCAATGATCAGCGGCTGGCTTAATGTTTTAATCAACATTAAGACCATGAAGGACAGAGACTATGTGGCTTCTGTTGAAAATGAGCTGAAGCCTATGCTGGAAGATGGTATTGCAATTTGTGACACTGTTTATGCCGAAGTGGAAAAACAGTTGTCTTAA
- a CDS encoding bifunctional 5,10-methylenetetrahydrofolate dehydrogenase/5,10-methenyltetrahydrofolate cyclohydrolase, producing MAAKLLSGKEVSESMLAKVLEDAKSLIAGGVQPKLAIMRVGADPGSISYEKSIITRMGKSSIEVESVEFPEDVTQADFVAKLKTLNDDKNIHAVLIFKPLPEQLDEEEIKYILSPEKDPDALNPTNLGKLMIADERGFFPCTAEGVMELLKHYEIDVKGKDVVIINNSNVLGKPLAIMLTNEFATVTMCHVFTKDTPSYTKKADIVVTAAGIYGLVKPDMLSENCILVDVAMSQMKDENGEFVLNEEGKKIRTGDAHVDCLDKVAMITSATPGCGGGTGPITTALLAQHVIKACKQQNNL from the coding sequence ATGGCAGCAAAATTATTAAGTGGTAAAGAAGTAAGTGAGTCCATGTTAGCAAAGGTTCTGGAGGATGCAAAATCCCTGATTGCGGGAGGCGTTCAGCCTAAATTGGCAATTATGCGTGTTGGCGCAGATCCGGGGTCTATCTCTTATGAAAAAAGTATTATTACCAGAATGGGCAAATCAAGCATTGAAGTGGAATCTGTAGAATTCCCTGAAGATGTAACACAGGCTGATTTTGTAGCAAAATTAAAAACGCTTAATGATGATAAAAACATCCATGCAGTTTTAATTTTTAAACCGCTTCCAGAACAGCTGGATGAAGAAGAAATCAAATATATCTTAAGCCCGGAAAAAGACCCGGATGCTCTAAACCCAACAAACCTTGGTAAATTGATGATTGCGGATGAAAGAGGTTTCTTCCCATGTACAGCAGAAGGTGTTATGGAACTGCTGAAGCACTATGAAATTGATGTTAAGGGCAAAGATGTTGTCATTATCAACAACTCAAACGTTCTTGGAAAACCGCTGGCAATTATGCTGACCAATGAATTCGCAACAGTGACCATGTGTCATGTGTTCACAAAAGACACACCGTCTTATACAAAAAAAGCAGATATTGTTGTTACAGCTGCTGGTATCTATGGCCTGGTTAAACCGGATATGTTAAGCGAAAACTGTATTCTCGTTGACGTTGCAATGTCTCAGATGAAAGATGAAAACGGCGAATTCGTATTAAACGAAGAAGGCAAAAAGATCCGTACGGGTGATGCCCACGTTGACTGCCTGGATAAGGTTGCGATGATCACCTCTGCTACACCTGGCTGCGGCGGCGGAACTGGCCCGATCACCACCGCTCTTCTGGCACAGCATGTTATCAAAGCCTGCAAACAGCAGAATAATTTATAG
- a CDS encoding CCA tRNA nucleotidyltransferase: MEKAIETLFQVFRKHHKQLFIVGGAVRDMLLGQIPSDYDFTTDALPDEVESWFEHTIIVGKHFGTIGVIIDKKVYEITTFRKEASYADGRHPDEVLFTDDVREDVSRRDFTINGLLMDEHGCIFDYVGGLEDIKNGMVRCIGDPKRRFEEDRLRKWRCIRLAAEKRMELDEQTRSAIRDDPDTTGVSIERIREELTRIMLCEKVAWGGYLLIKTELLGDLLNRMVPEYWKRCEGYLIDGFEIMGYLPKKLPLRLAALLLNMFPEERKVFLREMRYSNKEKQLAYGYCHHVVADSRDIVVFKEALADIGMENAEDFLSFQDGLAYWDGDPSIKRAAEQNQRAYRRIVANREPMTLRELAVNGKDLTDRGYQGEAIKESLTRLLKRVYEYPLENKRDRLLAWLERETHGETDLPESN, translated from the coding sequence ATGGAAAAAGCAATCGAAACCTTATTTCAAGTTTTCAGAAAACATCATAAGCAGCTTTTTATCGTGGGAGGAGCCGTCCGTGATATGCTTCTGGGCCAAATCCCGAGCGATTATGATTTTACGACCGATGCCCTGCCAGACGAGGTCGAAAGCTGGTTTGAGCATACCATCATCGTCGGTAAGCATTTTGGAACGATTGGCGTTATTATAGACAAAAAAGTTTATGAAATCACGACTTTTCGTAAGGAGGCCAGCTATGCTGACGGCCGCCACCCCGACGAAGTGTTATTCACCGATGATGTAAGAGAAGATGTCAGCCGCCGTGACTTTACCATTAATGGATTGTTAATGGATGAGCACGGTTGTATTTTCGATTATGTCGGCGGACTTGAGGACATCAAAAACGGCATGGTCCGTTGTATTGGCGACCCTAAAAGGCGCTTTGAGGAGGACCGTCTGAGAAAATGGCGCTGTATTCGCCTTGCGGCCGAAAAGCGCATGGAGTTAGATGAGCAAACCCGCAGCGCTATTCGTGATGATCCGGATACAACGGGTGTCAGCATTGAGCGTATTCGCGAAGAGCTTACCCGGATCATGCTATGTGAGAAGGTAGCATGGGGCGGGTATCTCCTTATAAAAACGGAACTTCTGGGCGATCTGTTAAACCGTATGGTTCCGGAGTATTGGAAGCGGTGTGAAGGCTATCTTATCGATGGTTTTGAAATTATGGGTTATTTGCCCAAAAAACTGCCGCTCAGGCTGGCGGCGCTTCTGTTAAATATGTTTCCGGAAGAGCGGAAAGTCTTTCTCAGAGAAATGCGCTATTCTAATAAAGAAAAGCAGCTGGCCTATGGCTATTGTCACCATGTAGTAGCTGATAGTCGGGATATTGTTGTTTTTAAGGAAGCTCTGGCAGATATCGGAATGGAAAATGCAGAGGATTTTCTGTCTTTTCAGGACGGACTGGCTTATTGGGATGGAGACCCTTCAATCAAACGAGCAGCTGAACAGAATCAACGGGCTTACCGTCGGATAGTCGCAAACCGAGAGCCCATGACCTTAAGAGAACTGGCCGTTAATGGAAAAGACTTGACAGACAGAGGCTATCAGGGAGAAGCCATTAAGGAAAGTCTGACCCGGCTTCTGAAAAGAGTTTATGAATACCCCTTAGAAAATAAGAGAGACAGGCTTTTGGCCTGGCTGGAAAGAGAAACACATGGAGAAACTGACCTCCCCGAAAGTAATTGA
- a CDS encoding methyltetrahydrofolate cobalamin methyltransferase: MIIIGEKLNGAIPVVKKAIEEKDEAFIRDRAIAQAEAGATYIDVCAGTAPEIELESLKWMMDIVQEAVETPLCIDSPDPEILKAVFPLCKKPGLVNSVSGEGNKMDVLLPLFDDADPTWELVAMTCDNAGIPNTVEKKVELTKMMVEEAKKHNLTPNRIHIDPCVMALSTENHSFLNFKAEIEGIREIYPDIHITSGLSNISFGLPARKLMNQNFMTLSMFVGMDSAVMDPTSRDMMGAIFATDALLGNDRLCRKYSKAFRQGKIGPVQAK; encoded by the coding sequence ATGATTATTATTGGAGAAAAACTGAACGGTGCGATTCCAGTGGTTAAAAAAGCCATTGAAGAAAAAGACGAAGCATTCATTAGAGACAGAGCAATTGCTCAGGCAGAAGCTGGTGCTACCTACATCGACGTATGTGCTGGTACAGCTCCTGAAATTGAACTGGAATCCTTAAAATGGATGATGGACATTGTGCAGGAAGCCGTTGAAACACCACTGTGTATCGACAGCCCGGACCCTGAAATTTTAAAAGCTGTTTTCCCATTATGTAAAAAACCAGGTCTGGTAAACTCTGTTTCCGGCGAAGGTAACAAAATGGATGTTCTCTTACCATTGTTTGACGATGCAGATCCAACATGGGAACTGGTTGCTATGACTTGTGATAATGCCGGTATTCCAAACACCGTTGAAAAAAAAGTTGAGTTAACAAAAATGATGGTTGAAGAAGCTAAAAAGCATAATCTGACACCAAACAGAATTCACATTGACCCATGTGTAATGGCTTTATCAACAGAAAACCATTCTTTCTTAAACTTCAAAGCAGAAATCGAAGGAATCAGAGAAATTTATCCTGACATTCATATTACCTCAGGCTTAAGTAACATTTCTTTCGGCTTACCAGCCAGAAAATTAATGAATCAGAATTTTATGACCTTATCTATGTTCGTAGGTATGGACTCCGCTGTTATGGATCCGACAAGCCGCGACATGATGGGCGCAATTTTCGCAACAGACGCTTTATTAGGAAATGACCGACTTTGCAGAAAATACAGCAAGGCTTTCAGACAGGGCAAGATTGGACCAGTTCAGGCGAAATAA
- a CDS encoding HAD-IA family hydrolase has protein sequence MAYKCVVFDFDGTLADTEEKTFNIYNDMAEKYKYRKITKEELQHIKNLHIKEIMEIVDIPFYKLPRVLSEGQKRMRATMEDIRAFYPEIKTFMDDLTQITEYRGILTSNIEKTVQSFLRHYRLEDDIDFIMCSALLSKEKKIKKVLKKYDLKKEELLYVGDETRDIESCLRAGVDVVAVKWGYNTPKALERCNPTYMVDHTTDILTIVKNKM, from the coding sequence ATGGCTTATAAATGTGTGGTTTTTGATTTTGACGGTACTTTGGCCGATACAGAGGAAAAAACCTTTAATATATACAACGATATGGCTGAAAAGTACAAATATCGAAAAATCACAAAAGAAGAGCTGCAGCATATAAAAAATCTGCATATAAAAGAAATTATGGAAATTGTGGATATCCCTTTTTACAAACTGCCCAGAGTTCTCAGCGAGGGACAGAAGAGAATGCGGGCAACCATGGAAGATATACGGGCATTTTATCCGGAAATAAAAACTTTCATGGACGACCTTACCCAGATTACTGAATACCGTGGGATACTGACTTCCAATATTGAAAAAACCGTCCAGTCCTTTTTAAGACATTACCGGTTAGAGGACGATATTGACTTTATTATGTGCTCGGCGCTTCTATCAAAGGAAAAGAAAATAAAAAAAGTTCTTAAGAAATATGATCTTAAGAAGGAGGAACTGCTTTACGTTGGCGATGAAACCAGAGATATCGAATCCTGCCTCCGGGCAGGTGTGGACGTGGTGGCAGTAAAATGGGGCTATAACACGCCCAAAGCCCTGGAACGCTGCAACCCCACTTACATGGTGGATCATACCACGGATATCCTGACCATTGTAAAGAATAAAATGTAA
- a CDS encoding methylenetetrahydrofolate reductase C-terminal domain-containing protein yields the protein MIISQKKSFEDVLEYLKDAKKVVITGCSECATVCKTGGEEEVEAMKAALEAEGKEVLATKVLTTSCNVLLNKKELKEIKGELGEADAVLCMACGDGVQTVAKGVKKETYPANDTMFVGETVRNGIFEEMCKTCGDCVLGRTAAICPITRCGKSLLNGACGGSRDGKCEVIPENDCAWIEIYKKLKEQGKEELLEEIQPLRGYKKVAYPRTINLRDQEKDGE from the coding sequence ATGATTATTTCTCAAAAGAAATCTTTTGAAGATGTATTAGAATATTTAAAGGACGCAAAGAAAGTGGTCATCACTGGTTGTTCTGAATGTGCGACAGTTTGTAAAACCGGTGGAGAAGAAGAAGTTGAAGCCATGAAAGCTGCGTTGGAAGCCGAAGGTAAAGAAGTTCTGGCAACCAAGGTTTTAACAACTTCCTGTAATGTGCTTTTAAACAAAAAAGAATTAAAAGAAATCAAAGGCGAGCTGGGCGAAGCAGATGCTGTACTGTGCATGGCGTGCGGCGATGGTGTTCAGACTGTTGCAAAGGGCGTTAAAAAAGAAACTTACCCAGCAAATGACACCATGTTTGTTGGCGAAACCGTCCGCAATGGTATCTTTGAGGAAATGTGTAAAACCTGCGGTGACTGCGTGCTTGGCAGAACTGCTGCAATCTGCCCGATTACCCGCTGTGGCAAGTCCTTATTAAACGGTGCCTGCGGCGGCTCCAGAGATGGCAAATGCGAAGTTATTCCTGAAAATGACTGCGCGTGGATTGAAATTTATAAAAAACTGAAAGAACAGGGTAAAGAAGAATTACTTGAAGAAATTCAGCCATTACGCGGCTACAAAAAGGTTGCTTACCCAAGAACAATTAATTTAAGAGATCAGGAAAAGGATGGTGAATAA
- the rsmA gene encoding 16S rRNA (adenine(1518)-N(6)/adenine(1519)-N(6))-dimethyltransferase RsmA has protein sequence MEKLTSPKVIEGILNKYDLHFNKRYGQNFLIDENIVRKIVEAGNVHKNDTVLEVGPGIGTMTQVLAEAAGKVYSVEIDKKLIPVLAETLEECSNVEIIQGDILKTDIPELLKTNLPENPLKIVANLPYYVTTPIIMGFLESELPIEQMTFMIQKEVGERLCAEPGTKAYGSLTIAAQFYAETEISFYVPAAVFMPRPKVDSIVVTLKKRIEPAIHVSDKKLFFQIVKASFLNRRKTLINGLQMNTDYSKERLLDALEKCGIAPGVRGETLTGEDFARLANTLSAE, from the coding sequence ATGGAGAAACTGACCTCCCCGAAAGTAATTGAGGGGATCTTAAATAAATACGACCTGCATTTTAACAAGCGTTATGGACAGAATTTTTTGATTGATGAAAATATCGTGCGAAAAATTGTAGAAGCCGGCAATGTGCATAAAAACGATACCGTATTAGAGGTAGGGCCGGGGATTGGAACCATGACTCAGGTGCTGGCTGAAGCTGCCGGAAAAGTCTATTCTGTGGAAATAGACAAGAAATTAATTCCCGTTTTAGCCGAAACCCTGGAGGAGTGCAGTAATGTTGAGATTATTCAGGGCGATATTTTAAAAACAGATATCCCGGAGCTGCTCAAGACAAATCTGCCGGAAAATCCCTTGAAAATTGTCGCGAACCTGCCTTACTATGTTACAACGCCCATTATTATGGGCTTTCTGGAATCAGAACTGCCCATTGAACAGATGACTTTTATGATCCAGAAGGAAGTAGGAGAACGGCTTTGTGCGGAGCCCGGGACAAAAGCTTATGGTTCACTGACCATTGCGGCGCAGTTTTATGCCGAAACAGAAATTAGCTTTTATGTGCCCGCGGCGGTGTTTATGCCGAGGCCAAAGGTTGATTCCATCGTTGTTACGCTTAAAAAAAGAATAGAACCGGCAATCCATGTATCTGATAAAAAGCTTTTTTTCCAGATCGTAAAGGCTTCGTTTTTGAACCGCAGAAAAACATTGATCAATGGCCTGCAAATGAACACCGATTATTCGAAAGAGCGTCTGTTGGATGCTCTGGAAAAATGTGGAATAGCTCCGGGTGTACGGGGAGAAACCTTGACAGGCGAAGATTTTGCCCGTCTGGCGAATACTCTGTCAGCAGAATAG
- a CDS encoding ASKHA domain-containing protein, producing MRVLFPLLEEEIDVSQESLVSDVCASIGLPLNLVCGGKGRCKKCLVNVKENGEMKEVLACQYSVSDGMEIYASREQAASQILETSSNSDLPFDPIVKCYSLNYTDLVTPMCTYDLDVLRKLIPQTIDTPDYSVLKHFSEVYFLEGYERLHVIVSGNRIIDFIPSNEKEKPIYGIAFDIGTTSVVGYLYDITSGCLLNQHSMLNKQIAFGGDVISRIDYAGEGPESLHKIYEAIMETLAEIITQVCKKASIDTKDIYQTVYCGNSTMAHLFLELNPKHLGLAPFLGFCKDAISLKGMDTPLPINPKGTVTFMPLLGGFVGADTTAVLLGLPRDKKMRLMIDLGTNGEIAVGNCDKYYVASTACGPALEGAGLTMGMRGTTGAIEKVGCENGKITYSVIGKTAPQGFCGSGIVDAIAMLFREGLIAKRGNFIKGDALDAHPMKNRFGVDENNQRYFKIVTAGENPEGKDIIITQKDVRAVQLAKAAIYTGCCLLSENYGIKGSDLEEIVIAGAFGNYIDVHNAQFIGLLPKIEGVPVRSIGNGAGTGAQLYLLSKEEAGICNAIPRITTHIELATDPKFVETYMMNTMFGDNVMI from the coding sequence ATGCGCGTATTGTTCCCATTACTTGAGGAAGAAATAGATGTGTCTCAGGAAAGTTTGGTTTCTGATGTCTGTGCTTCCATTGGCCTGCCTTTAAACCTTGTATGCGGCGGAAAGGGACGCTGTAAAAAATGTTTGGTCAACGTTAAGGAAAACGGAGAAATGAAAGAGGTCCTAGCATGCCAGTATTCTGTTTCTGATGGAATGGAGATTTATGCTTCTCGTGAACAGGCTGCCAGCCAAATCCTTGAAACCTCATCCAACAGCGACCTGCCTTTTGATCCTATCGTAAAATGCTACTCATTAAACTATACCGATCTTGTTACGCCTATGTGTACTTATGATCTGGACGTCCTGCGCAAGCTCATACCGCAAACCATTGACACACCGGACTATTCTGTTTTAAAGCATTTTTCAGAGGTTTACTTTCTGGAAGGTTATGAAAGGCTGCATGTCATCGTCTCTGGCAACAGGATTATCGATTTTATCCCTTCTAATGAAAAGGAAAAACCCATTTATGGCATTGCCTTTGACATTGGCACCACCTCTGTTGTCGGATATCTCTATGATATAACAAGCGGATGCCTGCTAAACCAGCATTCCATGCTAAATAAGCAGATTGCTTTTGGGGGAGATGTTATCAGCCGCATTGACTATGCTGGCGAAGGGCCGGAAAGCCTACATAAAATCTACGAAGCCATCATGGAAACTCTGGCTGAGATTATCACTCAGGTATGTAAAAAAGCATCTATCGACACGAAGGATATATATCAGACTGTTTATTGTGGAAACAGCACCATGGCTCACTTGTTTCTGGAACTCAATCCAAAGCATCTTGGCCTGGCACCATTCCTCGGATTCTGCAAGGATGCCATATCGCTCAAGGGTATGGACACACCGCTTCCGATTAACCCTAAGGGTACGGTTACCTTTATGCCACTGCTCGGTGGTTTCGTAGGGGCAGATACCACAGCAGTTCTTTTGGGCCTGCCACGCGATAAAAAAATGCGGCTAATGATTGACCTCGGTACAAATGGCGAGATCGCCGTCGGAAACTGTGATAAGTACTATGTCGCTTCCACCGCATGCGGACCCGCCTTGGAAGGCGCAGGTTTGACCATGGGAATGCGCGGTACCACCGGAGCTATTGAAAAGGTTGGCTGTGAAAATGGAAAAATCACCTATTCCGTCATCGGCAAAACAGCTCCCCAAGGCTTCTGCGGCTCTGGTATTGTTGATGCTATTGCCATGCTGTTTCGTGAGGGACTCATCGCCAAACGGGGCAACTTCATTAAGGGCGATGCTTTAGATGCCCATCCCATGAAAAATCGTTTTGGCGTAGATGAAAACAATCAGCGGTATTTTAAAATTGTAACCGCCGGTGAAAATCCTGAGGGTAAAGACATCATTATCACACAAAAAGACGTCCGCGCTGTCCAGCTTGCAAAGGCTGCTATTTACACGGGCTGCTGCCTGCTCTCTGAAAATTACGGCATCAAAGGCAGTGATCTTGAAGAAATTGTCATTGCCGGCGCTTTCGGAAACTACATCGACGTTCACAATGCACAATTTATTGGATTACTTCCAAAGATTGAAGGTGTTCCTGTACGCTCCATCGGCAACGGGGCAGGCACTGGGGCACAGCTGTATTTGCTGTCAAAGGAAGAGGCCGGTATCTGTAATGCTATTCCACGCATCACTACCCATATCGAGCTGGCAACTGACCCCAAATTTGTCGAAACCTATATGATGAATACCATGTTCGGGGATAATGTGATGATTTAA
- a CDS encoding PadR family transcriptional regulator, protein MKSIKRVCACKGGTLTRFIQPVILTILSEQDDHGYSILSKLADTYLWKDKKPDASGLYRTLKNMEQQGLIISHIDIADNENMGKRVFSITSAGLECMMHWKETLEDYQKGIDEIIAGIEEAAEKRELN, encoded by the coding sequence ATGAAAAGTATTAAAAGAGTGTGTGCCTGTAAAGGCGGAACCCTGACCCGTTTTATACAGCCTGTGATCCTGACCATTCTTTCAGAACAGGACGACCATGGCTATAGCATCTTATCAAAACTGGCTGACACTTATCTGTGGAAGGATAAAAAACCGGATGCCTCGGGTCTTTACAGAACGCTTAAAAATATGGAACAGCAGGGACTTATCATTTCGCATATCGACATTGCGGACAATGAGAACATGGGGAAACGGGTCTTTTCCATAACATCCGCTGGGCTGGAGTGTATGATGCACTGGAAGGAAACATTGGAAGACTATCAGAAGGGCATTGATGAGATTATTGCGGGAATTGAGGAAGCCGCCGAGAAAAGAGAATTGAACTAA
- a CDS encoding methylenetetrahydrofolate reductase codes for MSSLLQQTLEAGKFAITAEMAPPKGTDFSHILEIADLLKGRVQGVNVTDFQSAAVKASSLAMCVELERKGLEPILQMTGRDRNRIAIQGEMLSAGHFGIKNMLALTGDHTTTGDNPEAKPVFEMDSVSILQTAEVLMSGQDLAGNELQGSPDFYLGACVTPVFDPVEVQLIKMRNKIKAGAKFFQTQGVFDIEVMREFKELTKDMDCYVLAGIIPLKSAGMAKFMNRSVPGISVPDALIERLTEAEDKAAEGIKIAGEFVAQLKEEGVCDGAHIMAIGAEENVPKILDIAGL; via the coding sequence ATGAGCAGTTTATTACAACAGACATTAGAAGCCGGTAAATTTGCGATTACTGCAGAAATGGCACCACCAAAAGGGACTGATTTCAGCCACATTTTAGAAATTGCCGACCTGTTAAAGGGTCGTGTGCAGGGCGTTAACGTTACAGACTTCCAGTCTGCCGCTGTCAAGGCTTCCTCACTGGCTATGTGTGTTGAGCTTGAAAGAAAAGGGCTTGAACCGATCTTACAGATGACTGGCCGTGACCGCAACCGTATTGCCATCCAGGGTGAAATGTTATCCGCAGGTCATTTCGGCATTAAAAACATGCTGGCACTGACGGGTGACCATACCACTACTGGCGACAATCCTGAAGCTAAACCGGTATTTGAAATGGACTCTGTATCCATCCTTCAGACAGCTGAAGTACTAATGAGCGGCCAGGATTTAGCCGGCAATGAACTACAGGGCTCTCCGGATTTCTATCTGGGCGCTTGTGTTACCCCTGTTTTTGATCCGGTTGAAGTACAGCTGATCAAAATGCGCAATAAGATCAAAGCTGGCGCCAAATTCTTCCAGACACAGGGTGTATTTGATATTGAAGTTATGCGCGAATTTAAAGAACTGACCAAGGACATGGACTGCTATGTTCTGGCTGGTATCATTCCACTTAAATCTGCCGGTATGGCAAAATTCATGAACCGCAGCGTGCCTGGAATCTCTGTACCAGACGCTTTAATTGAACGTTTGACCGAAGCTGAAGACAAAGCTGCTGAGGGTATCAAGATTGCCGGAGAATTTGTAGCTCAGCTGAAGGAAGAAGGCGTATGTGACGGCGCTCATATTATGGCGATCGGCGCAGAAGAAAACGTACCGAAGATTCTGGATATAGCTGGTTTATAG